The following are encoded together in the Streptomyces rapamycinicus NRRL 5491 genome:
- a CDS encoding DUF6247 family protein, with protein MTAPPLGSGAVPPMPDRTPKALRAAIAQHAPQLLVDFDRHWRRDIADAYDLAPVPAFMARWWSEYAVSRDPRLEAKVHALEDEADREPDYSRAKALIEEAGNLRRQAAKAEPGQ; from the coding sequence ATGACCGCCCCGCCGCTCGGCTCAGGGGCCGTTCCCCCCATGCCGGACAGGACGCCAAAAGCGCTCCGCGCCGCCATCGCCCAGCACGCGCCGCAACTCCTTGTCGACTTCGACCGGCATTGGCGTCGCGACATCGCCGATGCCTACGATCTCGCGCCGGTCCCCGCCTTCATGGCGCGCTGGTGGAGCGAATACGCCGTCTCCCGCGATCCGCGCCTGGAGGCGAAAGTGCACGCCCTGGAGGACGAGGCCGACCGGGAGCCCGACTACAGCCGCGCCAAAGCCCTCATTGAGGAAGCCGGGAACCTTCGCCGTCAGGCGGCGAAGGCGGAACCCGGCCAGTGA
- a CDS encoding hydantoinase/oxoprolinase N-terminal domain-containing protein, whose product MSLRIGVDTGGTFTDVCAYDEATGRIHVRKVSSTPDDPGRAIVRGLGELLDQIGGREMAEVGYFAHGTTVGTNALLTGRGVRTGLITTRGFRDLLELGRGRRPDMYDAQVDKPAPFVPRDLRLEVTERVRHDGRVEIPLDPDEVREAVRTLKARRGVRRGLPAVRVRPPGPRAADR is encoded by the coding sequence ATGAGCCTGAGAATCGGTGTGGACACCGGCGGCACCTTCACGGACGTGTGTGCGTACGACGAGGCGACCGGGCGGATCCACGTACGCAAGGTCTCCTCCACCCCCGACGACCCCGGCCGGGCCATCGTGCGCGGACTGGGCGAACTGCTCGACCAGATCGGCGGACGGGAGATGGCCGAGGTCGGCTATTTCGCACACGGCACCACGGTCGGCACCAACGCGCTGCTCACCGGGCGGGGCGTGCGCACCGGGCTGATCACCACCCGGGGATTCCGGGATCTGCTCGAACTCGGCCGCGGCCGCCGGCCGGACATGTACGACGCGCAGGTGGACAAGCCCGCCCCGTTCGTACCGCGCGATCTGCGCCTGGAGGTGACCGAGCGGGTCCGGCACGACGGCCGGGTGGAGATCCCGCTGGACCCGGACGAGGTGCGCGAGGCCGTGCGCACGCTGAAGGCCAGGCGTGGTGTCCGTCGCGGTCTGCCTGCTGTACGCGTACGTCCGCCCGGACCACGAGCGGCTGATCGGTGA
- a CDS encoding SDR family NAD(P)-dependent oxidoreductase — translation MHLLALSARDCVRCIYDPISFSGQTTIVTGASSGIGAAFARELARRGSDVVLVARRHDRLEALASELRTRHGVRATAIPLDLSEPGAGRRLAADLARRDITVDGLVNNAGFGTDGAFHEEDPDRLTDEINVDVANLVDLTRAFIEPLRDSGRGVLVNVASMAAYTPIPAMAVYAACKAFVLSFTEALWYESRGTGLRVLSLAPGLTRTEFFDGLGSGAHQGTYQTPEQVVTTAMRALDRGRRPSVQSGRRNALLVRLPRFTTRRRTVLLSGVISARSSGAAAAAA, via the coding sequence ATGCACTTACTTGCACTGAGTGCAAGAGATTGCGTACGGTGCATATATGACCCGATCAGCTTCTCCGGCCAGACCACGATCGTCACCGGCGCCAGCTCCGGCATCGGTGCCGCCTTCGCCCGCGAACTCGCCCGCCGCGGCTCCGACGTCGTCCTTGTCGCACGGCGGCACGACCGCCTGGAGGCACTCGCCTCCGAGCTGCGGACGCGGCACGGCGTGCGCGCCACCGCGATCCCCCTCGACCTGAGCGAGCCGGGCGCGGGCCGGCGGCTGGCCGCCGATCTGGCCCGGCGGGACATCACGGTCGACGGCCTGGTGAACAACGCCGGTTTCGGCACCGACGGCGCCTTCCACGAGGAGGACCCGGACCGCCTCACCGACGAGATCAACGTCGATGTCGCCAACCTCGTCGACCTCACCCGCGCGTTCATCGAACCGCTCCGCGACTCCGGCCGGGGCGTTCTCGTGAACGTCGCGAGCATGGCGGCCTACACGCCCATCCCTGCGATGGCGGTCTACGCCGCCTGCAAGGCATTTGTCCTCAGCTTCACCGAGGCACTGTGGTACGAGTCGCGCGGCACCGGCCTGCGGGTGCTGTCGCTCGCCCCGGGCCTCACCCGCACCGAGTTCTTCGACGGCCTCGGCAGCGGGGCCCACCAGGGCACCTACCAGACCCCCGAACAGGTGGTCACGACCGCGATGCGCGCTCTCGACCGCGGCCGACGGCCGAGCGTGCAGTCGGGCCGCCGGAACGCGCTCCTGGTGAGGCTGCCCCGTTTCACCACCCGCCGACGTACCGTCCTGCTCAGCGGGGTGATCTCGGCACGATCCTCCGGGGCGGCGGCCGCGGCGGCCTAG
- a CDS encoding nitroreductase: MDVYEAVDSRRAVRAFSDEPVSKEVLERVLAAATRAPSSGNLQPWHLYVVTGEPLAELKRRATARALAGDPGDEREYPMYPAGLASPYRDRFSAAAAQRYEALGIERDDPDRPVKIAALNTEAFGAPVVLFCYLDRTMGPGQWGDAGMYLQTVMLLLRAEGLHSCPQVMWTMYRKTVSQIAGADDRLVLFCGVAVGSEKEGVPRLRTGRADMTETVRFIGA, from the coding sequence GTGGATGTGTATGAAGCCGTGGACAGTCGCCGGGCCGTGCGAGCCTTCAGCGACGAGCCGGTATCCAAAGAGGTACTCGAACGGGTGCTGGCCGCAGCGACGCGGGCTCCGTCCAGCGGGAACCTCCAGCCGTGGCATCTGTATGTCGTGACCGGCGAGCCCCTGGCCGAACTGAAGAGACGCGCGACGGCCAGGGCACTGGCGGGAGACCCGGGTGATGAGCGGGAATACCCGATGTACCCGGCCGGACTGGCGTCACCGTATCGGGACCGTTTCTCCGCCGCGGCCGCCCAGCGGTACGAAGCACTGGGCATCGAGCGCGACGACCCCGACCGGCCCGTGAAGATCGCCGCCTTGAACACTGAGGCGTTCGGGGCACCGGTCGTACTGTTCTGCTACCTCGACCGGACGATGGGGCCTGGGCAGTGGGGGGACGCCGGGATGTACTTGCAGACGGTCATGCTGCTGCTGAGGGCGGAAGGGTTGCACAGCTGCCCCCAGGTGATGTGGACGATGTATCGCAAGACCGTCAGCCAGATAGCCGGAGCCGATGACAGGCTCGTGCTGTTCTGCGGTGTCGCGGTGGGGTCCGAGAAGGAAGGCGTACCGCGGCTGCGTACCGGGCGGGCGGACATGACAGAAACAGTGCGCTTCATCGGAGCATGA
- a CDS encoding beta-class carbonic anhydrase: MSVTDRYLQNNERYASHFAGPQQMAPSEGVAVVACMDARMNVYGILGLQEGEASVIRNAGGVVTDDVIRSLAVSQQLLGTREIILIHHTDCRMLTFPSYSLDPPIRGQDGLKPLWPVESFRDVAIDVRRSISRIKSSKYIPHSDAVRGFIFDVSTGRLDEVK, encoded by the coding sequence ATGTCAGTTACCGACCGTTACCTTCAGAACAACGAACGCTACGCCTCCCATTTCGCCGGGCCGCAGCAGATGGCACCCTCCGAGGGTGTCGCTGTTGTGGCCTGCATGGATGCGCGTATGAACGTTTATGGAATTCTCGGTCTGCAGGAGGGTGAGGCAAGTGTGATACGAAACGCCGGCGGCGTGGTTACCGATGACGTCATCCGCTCACTCGCTGTCAGTCAGCAACTGCTGGGAACCCGCGAGATCATCCTCATCCATCACACCGACTGTCGGATGCTGACCTTTCCGTCCTATTCACTCGACCCCCCGATCCGTGGTCAGGACGGCCTTAAGCCCCTATGGCCGGTGGAGTCCTTCCGCGACGTCGCCATCGATGTGCGCCGCTCGATCAGTCGTATCAAGTCGAGTAAGTACATCCCGCACAGTGATGCGGTGCGCGGGTTCATCTTCGATGTCAGCACCGGGCGGCTCGATGAGGTGAAATAG
- a CDS encoding PP2C family protein-serine/threonine phosphatase — MVASPYGTRLLFGDVQGKGLPAIGAAFAMLGAFREAAQREPTLTALVDSLESAVVRHNVFAQQTGEPERFVTALILGVDASTDTQAVNCGHPPPYLLEAGPVAPVLFGDPGVPLGLADLTPKPRTVVWFPFPAGATLLACSDGVTEARSITGVFYPLEERLRAWGVALPGTSPATWSAT; from the coding sequence GTGGTGGCCTCGCCATACGGTACGCGTCTGCTCTTCGGCGATGTCCAAGGCAAAGGCCTGCCAGCGATCGGAGCGGCCTTTGCCATGCTCGGAGCGTTTCGCGAGGCCGCCCAGCGCGAGCCGACGCTCACCGCGCTCGTGGACTCTCTGGAGAGCGCTGTCGTCCGGCACAACGTCTTCGCCCAGCAGACCGGCGAGCCTGAGCGGTTCGTCACCGCCCTCATCCTGGGGGTCGATGCCTCGACTGATACACAGGCCGTCAATTGCGGCCACCCTCCGCCCTACCTCCTGGAAGCGGGACCGGTCGCCCCCGTGCTGTTCGGCGACCCGGGCGTGCCACTGGGCCTTGCCGACCTCACTCCAAAACCCCGCACCGTTGTGTGGTTCCCCTTCCCGGCTGGCGCCACCCTCCTTGCCTGCAGCGACGGCGTCACCGAGGCCCGCAGCATCACCGGCGTCTTCTATCCCCTCGAAGAGCGCCTGAGGGCCTGGGGGGTGGCTCTCCCTGGGACATCGCCAGCAACCTGGTCAGCGACCTGA
- a CDS encoding hydantoinase/oxoprolinase family protein codes for MSVAVCLLYAYVRPDHERLIGEIVRAEMPEAHVSLSSEVLPEFREFERLSTVVTNAYIGPVVADYLARLRGTLADSGLGCEPHVTQSNGGIIPFVTAERLPVRLVLSGPSTGVVGAAAVCSAAGFGDIITFDMGGTSSDVSLVQNGEPKVTASLEIDGRPVRSPMLDIHTVGAGGGSLAWTDSGGHLRVGPASAGAFPGPACYGHGDEATVTDANVVLRVLNPEYLLNGQLKIDHVASYRAVRRLAERLGLSVPDTAQGIIDVVTANMARAIRVISVHRGYDPRDYALVPFGGAGPLHAARLAAELGCATVVVPEIPGAQSALGLLMTDVRGDFMRTRRVPVHEDTVDLLSETLDDLSASASAWFDGEGIDPARRSITRGVDMRYRGQNYELGVPVPDGPVTAETVRRLLTDFQDAHERMYGYRLAEASIEAVTFRAQAVGAVSRAQIVPSAARGGTPPRRS; via the coding sequence GTGTCCGTCGCGGTCTGCCTGCTGTACGCGTACGTCCGCCCGGACCACGAGCGGCTGATCGGTGAGATCGTCCGCGCCGAGATGCCCGAAGCCCATGTCTCGCTGTCCAGCGAGGTGCTGCCGGAGTTCCGTGAGTTCGAGCGGCTGTCGACGGTGGTCACCAACGCCTACATCGGGCCCGTGGTCGCCGACTACCTGGCCCGGCTGCGCGGCACGCTGGCCGACTCCGGGCTCGGGTGCGAACCGCATGTCACCCAGTCCAACGGCGGCATCATCCCGTTCGTGACGGCCGAACGGCTGCCGGTGCGGCTGGTGCTGTCCGGACCCAGCACCGGGGTGGTGGGCGCCGCCGCCGTCTGCTCGGCGGCCGGATTCGGCGACATCATCACCTTCGACATGGGCGGCACCTCCTCGGATGTGTCCCTGGTGCAGAACGGCGAGCCCAAGGTCACCGCGAGCCTGGAGATCGACGGACGCCCGGTGCGCTCCCCCATGCTGGACATCCACACCGTGGGTGCGGGCGGCGGTTCCCTCGCGTGGACCGACAGCGGCGGGCACCTGAGGGTGGGTCCGGCGAGCGCGGGCGCGTTCCCGGGACCGGCATGCTACGGCCACGGCGACGAGGCCACCGTCACCGACGCCAATGTGGTCCTGCGGGTGCTCAACCCCGAATATCTCCTCAACGGTCAGCTCAAGATCGACCACGTCGCCTCGTACCGCGCGGTCCGGCGCCTGGCGGAGCGGCTCGGCCTGTCCGTGCCGGACACCGCGCAGGGCATCATCGACGTCGTCACCGCCAACATGGCGCGCGCCATCCGGGTCATCTCGGTGCACCGCGGCTACGACCCGCGTGACTACGCGCTGGTGCCGTTCGGCGGGGCCGGTCCGCTGCACGCGGCCCGGCTCGCCGCCGAACTGGGCTGCGCCACCGTCGTGGTCCCCGAGATCCCTGGCGCGCAGTCGGCGCTGGGGCTGCTGATGACCGATGTGCGCGGCGACTTCATGCGCACCCGGCGGGTGCCGGTGCACGAGGACACCGTGGACCTGCTGTCCGAGACGCTGGACGACCTGTCCGCGAGCGCGAGCGCGTGGTTCGACGGCGAGGGCATCGACCCGGCCCGCCGGAGCATCACCCGCGGTGTGGACATGCGCTACCGCGGCCAGAACTACGAACTGGGCGTGCCCGTGCCGGACGGCCCGGTCACGGCGGAGACTGTGCGCCGGTTGCTGACGGACTTCCAGGACGCGCACGAGCGAATGTACGGCTACCGGCTGGCGGAGGCGTCCATCGAGGCGGTGACCTTCCGGGCGCAGGCGGTGGGCGCGGTCTCCCGCGCCCAGATCGTACCGTCCGCCGCCCGGGGCGGCACCCCGCCGAGGCGGTCATGA
- a CDS encoding AraC family transcriptional regulator, translated as MSSVDGSASTAPAVTASLGRSAGIVARHADDKARAARLGLRLSHVRGATPLFFQRYVPSLAVVLAGRKRSIIGADDDVWGSDRFLVTPVDLPVVAGVVETDAAGSFLSATWEFDPVLVREVAVALPHHSHPSTGSLERLGTWTPGLADAFARLVGLLDEPETIPILGPAIAREVILRLLQTEQAPRILAATNGEERSVVVQAVAYLTDKMSEPWTMPMLAAALHTSESTLFGRFKQATSMTPMQYLKRLRLGEARHRMVILGESAAQAARTVGYRSASHFSRDYRAVYGAPPATDATRSRTHLRQMAPALTDSDGDQPTSP; from the coding sequence ATGAGTTCGGTGGATGGGAGTGCGAGCACGGCGCCTGCAGTCACCGCGAGCCTTGGGCGTTCGGCCGGCATCGTCGCCCGGCATGCCGATGACAAGGCGCGCGCAGCGAGGCTCGGCCTGCGACTGTCACATGTTCGTGGCGCCACGCCCCTCTTCTTCCAACGCTATGTGCCCTCGCTTGCCGTGGTTCTCGCCGGAAGGAAACGCTCCATCATCGGCGCGGACGACGACGTCTGGGGCAGTGACCGCTTCCTGGTGACTCCCGTCGATCTTCCGGTCGTCGCGGGTGTGGTCGAGACCGACGCGGCCGGCAGTTTCCTGTCGGCGACCTGGGAGTTCGATCCTGTGCTCGTGCGGGAGGTCGCCGTTGCCCTTCCTCACCACTCCCACCCGTCCACCGGATCGCTGGAACGACTCGGCACGTGGACCCCAGGCCTCGCAGACGCGTTCGCCAGGCTCGTCGGGCTGCTCGATGAGCCCGAGACGATCCCGATTCTGGGTCCAGCCATCGCGCGTGAAGTCATTCTTCGACTCCTGCAGACGGAACAGGCGCCCCGCATTCTCGCCGCGACGAATGGGGAGGAGCGATCAGTGGTTGTCCAAGCAGTTGCGTACCTGACCGACAAGATGAGCGAACCATGGACGATGCCCATGCTCGCGGCAGCCCTCCACACCAGCGAATCGACGCTCTTCGGACGATTCAAGCAGGCAACCTCGATGACTCCGATGCAGTACCTCAAGCGGCTGCGGCTTGGCGAGGCCCGGCACCGCATGGTGATTCTCGGGGAGTCAGCAGCTCAGGCCGCCCGTACCGTCGGCTATCGCAGTGCGTCGCACTTCTCACGCGACTACCGCGCCGTGTACGGCGCGCCGCCCGCCACCGATGCCACCCGCTCTCGTACCCACCTCCGACAGATGGCCCCGGCGCTTACGGACAGCGACGGCGACCAGCCGACAAGTCCCTGA
- a CDS encoding Gfo/Idh/MocA family protein, producing MTIRTAIIGFGTAGRIFHAPFIAADPHYTLSAIVTRDQDRRTEAAAGHPGARLLPDVDALLRQAAELDLAVVASPSGTHAQLADSLLDAGVGVVVDKPFSVTAAEGRALVAKSERLGLPLTVFHNRRWDGDFRTLRDLIDRGELGEVWRFESRFEWWKPDPGASWKTTATTAEGGGILYDLGAHLLDQALLLFGDAVPVYSEVVTRRPGAAADEDSFVVLRHASGVHSYLWMNGLAAQTGPRFRVLGSRGAYTTYGLDPQEPALKGGASPTDPSFGREPEPAWGRLGAGGTAVPVPTLPGRYAEFYARLADALNAGRPLPVDPREAVRVIELIEQIHRR from the coding sequence ATGACCATACGCACCGCGATCATTGGCTTCGGCACCGCCGGCCGGATCTTCCACGCCCCCTTCATCGCCGCCGACCCGCACTACACGCTCAGCGCGATCGTCACCCGGGATCAGGACCGCCGGACCGAGGCCGCGGCCGGGCACCCCGGAGCGCGGCTGCTGCCGGACGTCGATGCCCTGCTGCGTCAGGCGGCCGAACTGGACTTGGCGGTCGTCGCCTCGCCCTCCGGCACCCACGCCCAGCTGGCGGACTCCCTGCTCGACGCGGGCGTCGGCGTCGTGGTCGACAAGCCGTTCAGCGTGACCGCCGCCGAGGGGCGGGCACTGGTCGCGAAGAGCGAACGGCTCGGGCTGCCGCTGACGGTCTTCCACAACCGCCGCTGGGACGGCGACTTCCGCACGCTGCGGGACCTGATCGACCGCGGCGAGCTGGGCGAGGTATGGCGTTTCGAGTCCCGGTTCGAATGGTGGAAGCCGGACCCGGGCGCCTCGTGGAAGACGACGGCCACCACCGCGGAAGGCGGCGGCATCCTCTACGACCTCGGCGCCCACCTGCTCGACCAGGCGCTGCTGCTGTTCGGCGACGCCGTGCCGGTGTACAGCGAGGTCGTCACCCGCCGCCCCGGCGCGGCGGCCGACGAGGACAGCTTCGTGGTGCTGCGGCACGCGTCGGGAGTCCACTCTTATCTGTGGATGAACGGCCTGGCGGCACAGACCGGCCCCCGTTTCCGCGTCCTGGGCTCGCGCGGCGCGTACACCACCTACGGGCTCGACCCGCAGGAGCCGGCGCTGAAGGGCGGCGCCTCGCCCACCGACCCGTCGTTCGGCCGTGAGCCCGAACCGGCATGGGGAAGGCTCGGTGCCGGCGGTACGGCCGTCCCCGTGCCGACCCTTCCCGGCCGTTACGCGGAGTTCTACGCACGGCTGGCCGACGCCCTGAACGCAGGCCGCCCGCTGCCGGTCGATCCCCGGGAGGCGGTGCGGGTCATCGAGCTGATCGAACAGATCCATCGGAGATGA
- a CDS encoding TetR/AcrR family transcriptional regulator — protein sequence MADTPTLRERARRAARAEITATAVRLFAENGFEATTIDQITAAVGISRRSFFHYFGSKEDVVLGDTDALGESVRAALEARPGDESAWTAIREAFLVLQRSAGSPEEQLTLARIHHEAPSLRARHLEKHLRWQELLAPEVQRRLGLPASPAPDPRALAFVAAALACLDAAVDAWYRSGGADDPERLFDEAVATLRG from the coding sequence ATGGCCGACACCCCCACTCTCCGCGAACGCGCGCGCCGCGCGGCTCGCGCGGAAATCACCGCCACCGCCGTACGGCTCTTTGCGGAGAACGGCTTCGAGGCGACGACGATCGACCAGATCACCGCCGCGGTCGGCATCTCACGCCGTTCGTTCTTCCACTACTTCGGCAGCAAGGAGGACGTCGTCCTGGGCGACACCGACGCGCTGGGTGAGTCGGTGCGAGCGGCGCTGGAAGCCCGTCCGGGCGACGAGTCGGCATGGACGGCCATCAGAGAAGCCTTCCTGGTACTCCAGCGGTCGGCGGGCAGCCCGGAGGAGCAGCTGACCCTCGCCCGCATCCACCACGAGGCGCCCTCCCTGCGCGCCCGGCACCTGGAGAAGCACCTGCGCTGGCAGGAGCTGCTCGCCCCCGAGGTGCAGCGCCGCCTCGGCCTGCCCGCCTCCCCGGCCCCCGACCCCCGGGCCCTGGCGTTCGTCGCCGCCGCGCTGGCCTGCCTCGACGCCGCCGTCGACGCGTGGTATCGCTCCGGCGGGGCCGACGACCCCGAACGCCTCTTCGACGAGGCGGTCGCCACCCTCCGCGGCTAG
- a CDS encoding alpha/beta fold hydrolase, with protein sequence MSFVLIHGAGFGADCWDELIPHLSAEALAVDLPGRGTRAGVPLGTVTLSDCADAVREDVEARGLREVVLVGHSFAGSRCRASWTSYPNGSVRSSSCRPSYLPTEPGCSTRLIPACGIWSSSPSPPGSTSRPVRALPRCCATTWTRRLPHPLWTGWPTIRPPC encoded by the coding sequence ATGTCTTTCGTTCTCATTCACGGCGCCGGCTTCGGCGCGGACTGCTGGGACGAGCTGATCCCTCACCTGAGCGCGGAAGCGCTGGCAGTCGACCTCCCTGGCCGCGGGACGAGGGCTGGGGTCCCACTGGGTACGGTCACGCTCTCGGACTGTGCCGATGCGGTCCGAGAGGACGTCGAGGCGCGGGGCCTCCGGGAGGTGGTGCTGGTCGGCCACTCCTTCGCGGGGTCACGGTGCCGCGCGTCCTGGACCTCATACCCGAACGGATCCGTCAGGTCGTCCTCGTGTCGGCCGTCGTACCTCCCGACGGAACCCGGGTGCTCGACCAGATTGATCCCGGCGTGCGGGATCTGGTCGAGCAGTCCATCACCGCCGGGGTCTACCAGCAGACCCGTGCGGGCGCTGCCACGATGCTGTGCAACGACATGGACGAGGCGACTGCCGCATCCGCTCTGGACCGGCTGGCCGACGATTCGGCCGCCCTGCTGA
- a CDS encoding alpha/beta hydrolase codes for MATFNRRRFFGVASTAGVAAATSQGVALASGRDARGPNLVGVQAENGASVIAQNYLDPRTVDITIDSIALGHTASVRISLPHRFGSRPRASWPVLYLLHGGYGDYLDWTRHSDIARLSRERDVLVVMPDGGELGFYTDWWARGVGNKPGWETFHLVELSQILVRGLRAADRRAIAGLSMGGFGAMSYAARHPGLFRAAASFSGTLDTLHPTVEPVSPDPYATWLLRTHMAPNGYDPLGLFGDPTAQRAVWAAHNPADLVKNLRDTKLFVSCGNGRIGPLDPPGTDPSDVSVRFEASQLLQNREFVKRASSLELDVAFETYGGSHTWPYWAREFDKAFPLLMEAIEAG; via the coding sequence ATGGCGACATTCAATCGGAGGCGCTTCTTCGGGGTCGCTTCGACGGCTGGAGTCGCTGCGGCGACGTCGCAGGGTGTCGCTCTGGCGAGCGGCCGCGATGCGCGAGGACCGAACCTGGTCGGAGTCCAGGCCGAAAATGGCGCGAGCGTGATCGCGCAGAACTATCTTGATCCGCGCACGGTGGACATTACGATCGACTCGATCGCGCTCGGCCACACCGCGTCGGTGCGCATCAGCCTTCCGCATCGGTTCGGGTCGAGGCCCCGTGCCTCATGGCCGGTCCTCTACCTTCTCCATGGCGGTTACGGCGACTATCTGGACTGGACGCGGCACAGTGACATCGCGCGCCTCTCCCGTGAGCGCGACGTGCTGGTCGTCATGCCGGACGGCGGAGAACTCGGTTTTTACACGGACTGGTGGGCCCGTGGCGTGGGAAACAAGCCGGGCTGGGAGACGTTCCACCTGGTGGAGCTCTCGCAGATCCTCGTGCGGGGGCTCCGTGCCGCCGACCGGCGCGCGATCGCCGGCCTGTCGATGGGGGGCTTCGGCGCGATGTCGTACGCCGCTCGCCATCCCGGTCTCTTCCGGGCGGCGGCGTCCTTCAGTGGCACGCTCGATACGCTGCACCCGACCGTCGAGCCGGTCTCCCCCGACCCGTATGCTACGTGGCTTTTGCGGACGCATATGGCGCCGAACGGGTATGACCCGCTCGGCCTCTTCGGCGATCCAACGGCTCAGCGCGCCGTGTGGGCGGCGCACAACCCGGCAGATCTCGTCAAGAACCTGCGTGACACGAAGCTGTTCGTGTCCTGCGGCAACGGACGGATCGGACCGTTGGATCCACCTGGAACCGATCCTTCTGACGTCTCCGTCCGGTTCGAGGCATCCCAGCTGCTGCAAAACCGGGAGTTCGTGAAGCGGGCATCCAGCCTTGAACTCGACGTGGCCTTCGAGACCTATGGCGGCTCCCACACATGGCCCTACTGGGCGCGCGAGTTCGACAAGGCGTTCCCGCTCCTCATGGAGGCGATCGAGGCGGGGTGA
- a CDS encoding hydantoinase B/oxoprolinase family protein codes for MAAQRELDGVLVEVIGSALATIVEEMSGTLVRAAFSTNIKERRDCTAGLFDTAGNGIAQDEGGSPLHLGSLMGIVGSILERFPVERIEDGDVFIGNDPYNGGGSHLPDIVLATPVFVDGELTAWAATLAHHADFGDRGHAHIFQEGLRIPPVRLARAGVQQEELLSLILLNCQVPDERRADLRAQASANRLAVLRYRELCERYGRDVVVRAGDELLDYTERRTRAAITAIPDGFYEFTDLFDCPELDEERELRVAVRVDGDRMFFDFAGNPPQVRASVNVVWTALHATVYYSVKSLIDADIVPNAGMYRAIRIEAPEGSLVNCSYPAAVNGRSETCQRIVDLIHGALATAVPDRVTAASNGANTGVHFSGRNPLTGKEFVYLETIGGGSGARAAKDGLDGVQVHMTNTSNLPVESLETEYPLVIEAYELIDDSGGAGEFRGGLGIRRRVRVESDDVHFWVDTSRQKSHPWGLCGGTEGATAKVVLSEGARPVDHGYTVLRPGETVTIETAGAGGYGPPEDRTPEAVDRDLVQGKITRSTAERHHPGHFISPKEL; via the coding sequence GTGGCGGCGCAGCGGGAACTCGACGGTGTCCTGGTCGAGGTGATCGGCTCGGCACTGGCGACCATCGTGGAGGAGATGAGCGGCACCCTGGTGCGGGCCGCGTTCTCCACCAACATCAAGGAACGCCGTGACTGCACGGCCGGGCTGTTCGACACGGCGGGCAACGGGATCGCCCAGGACGAGGGCGGCTCGCCGCTGCACCTCGGCTCGCTGATGGGGATCGTCGGTTCCATCCTGGAGCGGTTCCCGGTCGAGCGGATCGAGGACGGCGACGTCTTCATCGGCAACGACCCGTACAACGGCGGCGGCTCTCATCTGCCGGACATCGTGCTGGCCACTCCGGTCTTCGTGGACGGCGAGCTGACCGCGTGGGCGGCCACCCTGGCGCACCACGCCGACTTCGGCGACCGCGGACACGCCCATATCTTCCAAGAGGGCCTGCGCATCCCGCCGGTGCGACTGGCGCGGGCCGGGGTGCAGCAGGAGGAGTTGCTCTCGCTGATCCTGCTCAACTGCCAGGTGCCGGACGAGCGCCGGGCCGATCTGCGCGCCCAGGCGTCGGCGAACCGGCTCGCGGTGCTGCGCTACCGCGAGCTGTGCGAGCGCTACGGCCGGGACGTCGTGGTGCGGGCCGGGGACGAACTGCTCGACTACACCGAGCGGCGCACGCGCGCCGCGATCACCGCGATCCCCGACGGTTTCTACGAGTTCACCGACCTCTTCGACTGCCCCGAGCTGGACGAGGAGCGGGAACTGAGGGTGGCCGTGCGCGTCGACGGGGACCGGATGTTCTTCGACTTCGCCGGCAATCCGCCGCAAGTGCGGGCCAGCGTCAATGTGGTGTGGACCGCGCTGCACGCCACCGTCTACTACTCGGTCAAGAGCCTGATCGACGCCGACATCGTGCCCAACGCCGGGATGTACCGCGCCATCCGCATCGAGGCACCCGAGGGCTCGCTCGTCAACTGCAGTTATCCGGCGGCGGTCAACGGGCGCAGCGAGACCTGTCAGCGCATCGTCGACCTGATCCACGGCGCACTGGCCACCGCGGTGCCGGACCGGGTCACCGCGGCGAGCAACGGCGCCAACACCGGTGTGCACTTCTCGGGGCGTAACCCGCTCACCGGCAAGGAGTTCGTCTATCTGGAGACCATCGGCGGCGGGTCCGGCGCCCGCGCCGCCAAGGATGGGCTGGACGGTGTGCAGGTGCACATGACGAACACCTCCAATCTGCCGGTGGAGAGCCTGGAGACGGAGTACCCGCTGGTGATCGAGGCGTATGAGCTGATCGACGACTCCGGTGGCGCCGGGGAGTTCCGCGGCGGCCTCGGGATCCGGCGGCGGGTGCGGGTGGAGAGTGACGATGTGCACTTCTGGGTGGACACCAGCCGCCAGAAGTCCCACCCCTGGGGGTTGTGCGGCGGTACGGAGGGAGCCACCGCGAAGGTCGTCCTCAGCGAGGGCGCCCGGCCCGTCGACCACGGTTACACCGTGCTGCGGCCGGGCGAGACCGTGACCATCGAGACAGCGGGGGCGGGCGGCTACGGGCCGCCGGAGGACCGTACTCCCGAGGCCGTCGACCGGGACCTCGTCCAAGGCAAGATCACCCGTTCCACCGCGGAACGCCACCATCCCGGCCACTTCATCTCCCCGAAGGAGCTCTGA